The Denticeps clupeoides chromosome 5, fDenClu1.1, whole genome shotgun sequence genome includes a region encoding these proteins:
- the LOC114790824 gene encoding cysteine-rich venom protein ENH1-like — MCTNETATQQEIVDQHNNFRRVVKPSASNMLKMTWSQTVADSAQQWVNQCQLTHGPVSSRMVGGYQCGENLFLASKPYSWTEVITAWHSEVQNYHFPTGSTNGQPIGHYTQVVWYSSYQVGCGAAQCGNLYFYGCQYFRAGNFKGIAPYTAGEPCAECPNSCEDNLCTNPCPYINKYLNCPALKRQGGCGNYFVRTWCPALCECTDKIIPISRK, encoded by the exons ATGTGCACGAATGAGACTGCTACTCAGCAGGAGATTGTGGACCAGCACAATAACTTCAGAAGAGTAGTGAAACCTTCAGCAAGCAACATGCTTAAAATG ACCTGGAGCCAGACTGTAGCAGACAGTGCTCAGCAATGGGTAAACCAATGTCAACTGACCCATGGTCCAGTCAGCAGCCGTATGGTTGGAG GTTACCAGTGCGGTGAGAACTTGTTCTTGGCTTCAAAGCCGTATTCATGGACAGAGGTGATCACAGCATGGCACAGTGAAGTCCAAAACTATCATTTCCCCACTGGATCCACAAATGGCCAGCCAATTGGACATTACACACAG GTTGTGTGGTATAGCTCCTATCAAGTCGGCTGTGGTGCGGCCCAGTGTGGAAACTTGTACTTCTACGGCTGCCAGTACTTCAGAGC AGGGAATTTTAAAGGCATTGCACCCTACACAGCGGGAGAACCTTGTGCCGAGTGTCCAAATTCCTGTGAGGATAATCTATGCA CTAATCCTTGTCCCTACATCAACAAGTACCTCAACTGCCCAGCCTTAAAACGGCAAGGAGGGTGTGGCAATTACTTTGTGAGGACCTGGTGCCCGGCCCTCTGTGAGTGCACAGACAAAATCATCCCAATTTCGAGGAAATAA